A single window of Taeniopygia guttata chromosome 1, bTaeGut7.mat, whole genome shotgun sequence DNA harbors:
- the LOC101233542 gene encoding C-type lectin domain family 4 member E isoform X2, with protein MNSQGRISPGTAEERSCPWLNIWVFLIFVLPIKAVLVTICLVALLDGSYGPYKTLFQNSTEWYCVPSSSAEKVNGWTCCPKGWRRFQGNCYFLSPDTMSWSESAQNCTGMGSQLVVITSKAEQEFLFNLIKEKVTNSYETKYYIGLAAYKNGWQWVDQTPYENTATFWKPGEPNLLFAEKCAAIHVKGKGDPNTYSNWNNVLCITSCYRICEQAVKIL; from the exons ATGAATAGCCAAGGGAGAATCAGTCCTGGAACTGCAG AAGAGAGAAGCTGCCCCTGGCTGAACATCTGGGTCTTCCTTATTTTTGTCCTTCCAATCAAAGCTGTCCTTGTGACCATCTGCCTTG TGGCTTTACTTGATGGAAGCTATGGCCCATACAAGACTCTCTTCCAGAACTCTACAGAGTGGTACTGTGTCCCCAGCAGTTCTGCAGAGAAAG tgAATGGCTGGACTTGCTGCCCAAAGGGCTGGAGAAGGTTTCAAGGAAACTGCTATTTCCTGTCCCCTGACACGATGTCATGGTCTGAGAGTGCACAGAACTGCACTGGGATGGGCTCCCAGCTGGTGGTGATCACCAGCAAGGCAGAGCAG GAGTTCCTCTTCAACTtgataaaagaaaaagttaCTAACAGCTATGAAACAAAATACTACATAGGCTTAGCTGCTTACAAAAATGGGTGGCAGTGGGTGGATCAGACTCCATATGAAAATACAGCCAC GTTCTGGAAGCCTGGGGAGCCTAATTTACTCTTTGCAGAAAAATGTGCTGCAATTCATGTCAAGGGAAAAGGAGACCCCAACACTTACAGTAACTGGAATAATGTCCTTTGCATCACAAGTTGCTATCGAATTTGTGAGCAGGCAGTCAAGATTCTCTGA
- the LOC101233542 gene encoding C-type lectin domain family 4 member E isoform X1, which translates to MNSQGRISPGTAAEERSCPWLNIWVFLIFVLPIKAVLVTICLVALLDGSYGPYKTLFQNSTEWYCVPSSSAEKVNGWTCCPKGWRRFQGNCYFLSPDTMSWSESAQNCTGMGSQLVVITSKAEQEFLFNLIKEKVTNSYETKYYIGLAAYKNGWQWVDQTPYENTATFWKPGEPNLLFAEKCAAIHVKGKGDPNTYSNWNNVLCITSCYRICEQAVKIL; encoded by the exons ATGAATAGCCAAGGGAGAATCAGTCCTGGAACTGCAG cAGAAGAGAGAAGCTGCCCCTGGCTGAACATCTGGGTCTTCCTTATTTTTGTCCTTCCAATCAAAGCTGTCCTTGTGACCATCTGCCTTG TGGCTTTACTTGATGGAAGCTATGGCCCATACAAGACTCTCTTCCAGAACTCTACAGAGTGGTACTGTGTCCCCAGCAGTTCTGCAGAGAAAG tgAATGGCTGGACTTGCTGCCCAAAGGGCTGGAGAAGGTTTCAAGGAAACTGCTATTTCCTGTCCCCTGACACGATGTCATGGTCTGAGAGTGCACAGAACTGCACTGGGATGGGCTCCCAGCTGGTGGTGATCACCAGCAAGGCAGAGCAG GAGTTCCTCTTCAACTtgataaaagaaaaagttaCTAACAGCTATGAAACAAAATACTACATAGGCTTAGCTGCTTACAAAAATGGGTGGCAGTGGGTGGATCAGACTCCATATGAAAATACAGCCAC GTTCTGGAAGCCTGGGGAGCCTAATTTACTCTTTGCAGAAAAATGTGCTGCAATTCATGTCAAGGGAAAAGGAGACCCCAACACTTACAGTAACTGGAATAATGTCCTTTGCATCACAAGTTGCTATCGAATTTGTGAGCAGGCAGTCAAGATTCTCTGA